Proteins from a genomic interval of Hydrogenophaga sp. PAMC20947:
- a CDS encoding ATP-binding protein yields the protein MAPPQLAGTLLTLMRARIAYTLSFWLLGAVALSVLSMGGLTAWHLREGFSAYLQTRDLERLDRFTALVTSRLSAQVASDASAPFNAPDMRALLRTLAEEEGSVAKPSDAGQDSPPPDSEGMLPRRPGFSPPEGSGLLPPRSGPPPGSSEAFGSRVALVRPNGDHWVGPRIERDEPGVVERPVRVDGVVRVWVRFRPRQRAPEAQESQFLRTQYTGIAVVASVLLLLALGVAAWLARQWARPLVAVQHATARIAQGELAVRIPVDRSDEIGDVVRNVNTMAESLQRMEGSRRRWLADLSHELRTPLTVLRGELEAMEDGVRPLDLAAVISLKEDVLRLGLLVEDLHLLAMADLQALSCNFAPEDAVQLVQQILKRHERLMEEAGLQLAWVDPAEEAIAVCWDTARMAQLLSNLLHNSLRYTDAPGRVEVRLWASDGVVHIRLDDSAPGVAPADLARLFDPLYRADSARSRHNGGSGLGLAICAAIAKAHGGRITAKPSPLGGMQLQVSLPAQPERSS from the coding sequence ATGGCTCCTCCACAATTGGCCGGCACACTCCTTACCCTCATGCGCGCCCGTATTGCTTACACACTTTCTTTCTGGTTGCTCGGGGCTGTGGCGTTGAGTGTCTTGTCGATGGGCGGTCTCACCGCCTGGCACCTTCGTGAAGGTTTCAGCGCCTATCTGCAAACCCGTGATCTCGAGCGGCTGGACAGATTCACCGCTCTGGTGACTTCCCGCCTGTCCGCTCAGGTGGCGTCGGATGCTTCCGCTCCATTCAACGCACCCGACATGCGGGCACTGCTGCGCACCCTGGCCGAAGAAGAGGGCTCGGTGGCCAAGCCCAGCGACGCTGGGCAGGATTCACCACCTCCGGACAGCGAGGGCATGTTGCCCCGGCGTCCCGGTTTTTCACCCCCTGAGGGGAGTGGTTTGTTGCCCCCCCGTTCTGGTCCACCACCGGGCTCCAGCGAGGCGTTCGGCTCGCGCGTGGCGCTGGTCCGTCCCAATGGCGATCACTGGGTTGGCCCGCGCATCGAGCGCGATGAACCCGGCGTGGTGGAGCGCCCAGTGCGGGTCGATGGCGTGGTCCGGGTGTGGGTCCGGTTCCGGCCTCGGCAACGGGCGCCCGAGGCCCAGGAATCGCAGTTTTTACGCACCCAGTACACCGGCATCGCGGTGGTGGCATCGGTCCTGCTGCTGCTGGCATTGGGTGTTGCCGCCTGGCTCGCGCGGCAGTGGGCGCGCCCGTTGGTGGCGGTGCAGCACGCGACCGCCCGCATTGCCCAAGGCGAGTTGGCGGTGCGCATACCGGTGGACCGCAGTGATGAAATTGGCGATGTGGTGCGCAATGTCAACACCATGGCCGAAAGCCTGCAACGCATGGAAGGTTCGCGCCGTCGCTGGCTCGCCGATCTGTCCCACGAACTCAGAACACCGCTGACAGTGCTGCGCGGCGAACTGGAGGCGATGGAAGACGGTGTGCGCCCGCTGGATCTGGCCGCGGTGATCTCGCTGAAAGAAGATGTGCTGCGCCTGGGGCTCCTGGTTGAAGACCTGCACCTCCTGGCCATGGCCGATCTTCAAGCCTTGTCGTGCAACTTTGCGCCGGAAGACGCCGTTCAGCTCGTGCAACAAATCCTCAAGCGGCATGAACGCCTGATGGAGGAAGCCGGGTTGCAACTGGCCTGGGTGGATCCGGCCGAGGAAGCCATTGCCGTGTGCTGGGATACCGCTCGAATGGCACAGTTGTTGAGCAACCTGCTGCACAACAGTTTGCGCTACACCGATGCCCCCGGTCGGGTCGAGGTGCGGTTGTGGGCAAGCGATGGCGTGGTCCACATCCGCCTGGATGACAGTGCACCGGGCGTGGCGCCAGCCGATCTGGCCCGGCTGTTCGACCCCCTGTACCGGGCCGACAGCGCACGCAGCCGTCACAATGGTGGCAGTGGGCTCGGCCTGGCCATCTGCGCGGCCATTGCCAAGGCGCATGGCGGACGGATCACGGCGAAGCCCTCGCCGCTGGGCGGCATGCAATTGCAGGTGTCCCTGCCTGCACAACCGGAGCGATCATCATGA
- a CDS encoding response regulator, with translation MIHVTPDAYVLVVEDDPKIARLLQDYLKREGLESLVLADGAAALQQVTACRPSLVVLDVMLPGLDGVEVCRSIRTFSDVPIIMLTARIDELDRLLGLETGADDYVCKPFSPREVMARVQALLRRSQGRLNRQPALWVVDDEKLRVDWRGHTLGLTLLEFRMFRLLLGRPGRVFSRSQLLDTLHADERDVSDRAVDSHVKNLRRKVQAVDSSFDGIVSVYGVGYRFDAPVASGQGLPVL, from the coding sequence ATGATTCATGTGACACCCGACGCTTATGTCCTGGTGGTGGAGGACGACCCCAAGATCGCCCGCCTGTTACAGGATTACCTGAAGCGGGAAGGGCTGGAGTCGCTCGTGTTGGCGGATGGGGCGGCGGCCCTGCAGCAGGTGACGGCTTGCCGGCCGTCTCTGGTGGTGCTCGATGTGATGCTGCCCGGGCTCGATGGTGTCGAGGTGTGCCGTTCGATCCGCACGTTTTCCGACGTGCCCATCATCATGCTCACCGCGCGGATCGACGAGCTGGACCGTTTGCTGGGGCTGGAAACCGGCGCCGATGACTATGTTTGCAAGCCTTTCAGCCCCCGCGAAGTGATGGCTCGGGTACAGGCCTTGTTGCGCCGTTCGCAAGGCCGGTTGAACCGGCAGCCTGCACTCTGGGTCGTGGACGATGAGAAGCTGAGGGTGGACTGGCGCGGCCACACGCTGGGTCTGACCTTGCTGGAGTTCCGCATGTTTCGCCTGCTGCTCGGCCGCCCGGGGCGCGTCTTCTCGCGCTCCCAATTGCTCGATACGTTGCATGCCGATGAGCGGGACGTGAGCGACCGCGCCGTGGACAGCCATGTGAAGAACCTGCGCCGAAAAGTGCAGGCGGTGGATTCGTCTTTTGATGGCATCGTGTCGGTGTATGGCGTGGGCTATCGCTTTGACGCACCGGTCGCCTCTGGCCAAGGGCTCCCCGTGTTGTAG
- a CDS encoding HupE/UreJ family protein translates to MNAPQNRRSIVAGLMVLLLWLACLPQAQAHLMVAQRGTINIVNDGAFMVLSLPVTAFKGVDDDADGAMSPSELSRHGTRIEQQIQLGAQLLANEKPLPLQGVMVQLSHTDEAESAAASQLIVLGRFQLPEATPNLRFRLRLFGTGADEQSQAITVSQGDSAQRMVLSVQHEVGEVLPSGWSTFAQYIQEGMNHVLGGWDHLLFLVVVIASGWRLRAIALALTAFTVGHAITLLAVAFGQVSVSPALVEPAIAATIVAMAVFDRWNDHRIRAGRKAWPEGLRLGLIFGCAMIHGLGLASALVDLGLDSTHRLWSLAGFNVGIEAAQLLVAGGCGLLLWAWQRSGGAALIVPAQRLASLAAALAGVVWFFERVAILA, encoded by the coding sequence ATGAACGCACCCCAAAACCGCCGAAGCATCGTCGCAGGCCTGATGGTTCTGCTGCTCTGGCTGGCCTGTCTGCCCCAGGCCCAGGCCCACCTGATGGTGGCCCAGCGCGGCACGATCAACATCGTGAACGATGGCGCCTTCATGGTTTTGTCGTTGCCGGTGACCGCATTCAAAGGTGTCGATGACGACGCCGATGGCGCCATGAGCCCATCCGAGCTGTCGCGCCATGGCACACGCATCGAACAGCAGATCCAGCTGGGTGCACAGCTGCTCGCCAACGAAAAGCCCTTGCCCCTGCAAGGCGTCATGGTGCAACTGTCCCACACGGACGAGGCCGAATCCGCCGCCGCTTCACAGCTCATCGTGCTGGGTCGATTCCAGCTTCCAGAGGCGACACCCAACCTGCGCTTCCGACTGCGCCTGTTCGGTACAGGTGCCGACGAGCAGTCCCAAGCCATCACGGTGAGCCAGGGCGACTCCGCGCAGCGCATGGTGCTCTCGGTACAACATGAAGTGGGCGAGGTGCTGCCCTCGGGCTGGAGCACCTTCGCTCAATACATTCAAGAGGGCATGAACCATGTGCTGGGCGGCTGGGATCACCTGCTGTTCCTGGTGGTGGTGATCGCGTCCGGATGGCGCCTGCGGGCCATCGCCCTGGCGCTCACCGCCTTCACCGTCGGGCACGCCATCACCCTGCTTGCGGTGGCGTTTGGCCAGGTTTCGGTGTCACCCGCTCTGGTGGAACCCGCCATCGCGGCGACCATTGTGGCCATGGCGGTATTTGACCGCTGGAACGACCACCGCATTAGAGCCGGCCGCAAGGCGTGGCCAGAGGGCCTGCGCCTGGGGCTGATCTTCGGCTGCGCCATGATCCACGGCCTCGGCCTGGCCAGCGCCCTGGTCGACCTGGGCCTGGACAGCACACACCGCCTGTGGAGTCTGGCTGGCTTCAATGTCGGCATCGAAGCGGCCCAGCTGCTGGTCGCAGGTGGTTGTGGCTTGTTGCTGTGGGCGTGGCAGCGCTCCGGCGGAGCTGCTCTCATCGTGCCGGCGCAGCGCCTGGCTTCGCTGGCCGCTGCGCTGGCGGGCGTGGTCTGGTTCTTCGAACGCGTGGCCATCCTGGCCTGA
- a CDS encoding YHYH protein, with protein MKISAPSNQAPRTWRQQAALLAVVAPALAASLVACGGGSDSTTTAGASYDTAGVQCGYSYSGYNSSASVQKTSTASWTCSSTTRTLAANGIPDHTVGTFPNSDNPNTISAQSVSASYTLTPVVSSASTTLGGPRGATGYILNGIKIDAGTNGTCDDSGSNCDLGNGGTGQWRVEALGQSSFKFGTDSNNAHVQPDGAYHYHGMPEGFVSLQGKGSAMTLVGWAADGFPIYARYGYSDPEDATSAIRVMQGSYALKSTPDTSRPSTALYPMGAFTQDYAYVEGQGDLDECNGRTGVTPEFPQGTYHYFATDSYPFLQRCVKGSV; from the coding sequence ATGAAAATTTCAGCCCCTTCAAACCAGGCACCCAGAACGTGGCGCCAGCAAGCGGCGCTGCTCGCGGTGGTGGCCCCCGCCCTCGCGGCGTCCCTCGTCGCCTGTGGCGGCGGCAGCGACAGCACCACCACAGCGGGCGCAAGCTACGACACCGCCGGTGTGCAGTGTGGCTACAGTTACAGCGGCTACAACAGCTCCGCGTCGGTACAAAAAACCAGCACCGCCAGCTGGACCTGCTCCAGCACAACGCGCACGCTTGCGGCCAACGGCATTCCCGACCACACGGTGGGCACCTTTCCCAACTCGGACAACCCCAACACCATCAGCGCCCAGTCGGTTTCGGCCAGCTACACGCTGACCCCCGTCGTCAGTTCGGCCAGCACAACCCTCGGCGGCCCCCGCGGCGCCACGGGCTACATCCTCAACGGCATCAAGATCGACGCCGGCACCAACGGCACCTGTGACGACAGCGGCTCCAATTGCGATCTGGGCAATGGTGGCACCGGCCAATGGCGCGTTGAAGCCCTGGGCCAGAGCTCGTTCAAATTCGGCACCGACAGCAACAATGCCCACGTCCAGCCAGACGGGGCCTACCACTACCACGGCATGCCCGAAGGCTTTGTGAGCTTGCAAGGCAAGGGGTCCGCCATGACCCTGGTCGGCTGGGCCGCCGATGGCTTCCCGATTTACGCGCGCTACGGTTACAGCGATCCGGAAGACGCCACCTCGGCGATCAGGGTCATGCAAGGCAGCTATGCGCTCAAGAGCACGCCAGACACCAGCCGCCCGTCCACAGCGCTCTACCCCATGGGTGCGTTCACCCAGGACTACGCCTACGTGGAAGGCCAGGGCGATCTGGACGAATGCAACGGCCGCACCGGCGTCACCCCCGAGTTCCCACAAGGCACCTACCACTACTTTGCGACGGACAGCTATCCGTTTCTGCAGCGCTGTGTGAAAGGCTCGGTGTAA